A window from Drosophila subobscura isolate 14011-0131.10 chromosome O, UCBerk_Dsub_1.0, whole genome shotgun sequence encodes these proteins:
- the LOC117899567 gene encoding phenylalanine--tRNA ligase beta subunit yields MPTIGVKRDLLFEALGKKYTDDEFQELCFAFGLELDEVTTEKQMLTKEQGDVAAAADASEEIIYRIDIPANRYDLLCLEGLVTGLLVFQGKVKPPKFEFVTPAQRQVLKIDPSTAQIRPHAVAAVLRNVTFTQESYTSFIDLQDKLHQNICRKRTLVAIGTHDLDTIKGPFSYEARAPEQIKFVPLNQTQELNGVQLMDFYATHAQLKQYLPIIRDSPVYPVIYDANGVVLSLPPIINGDHSKISLKTKNVFIECTATDLTKAKVVLDTIVCLFSEHCAKKFTVEPCDVVQPDGSVVSYPELAVREERISVKRANAYIGIDEPASKLADMLTRMYLEARVDGDSLVVKIPPTRHDVIHACDVYEDIAIAFGYNNIKKSLPAFMQIAKQFPLNKLTEQLREQVAQAGFTEALTFTLCSRDDIARKLNKTIESLPAVHIGNPKTLEFQVVRTTLLPGLLKTLVANRKMPLPLKLFEISDAVVADEKTEVGARNERRLCAVNCNKTAGFEVVHGLLDRVMQLLSVPWKTANVDKGYYLESTEDASYFPGRCANIMYDNVVIGKIGVLHPTVLQAFELTTPCSVVEFTIEPFV; encoded by the exons ATGCCAACCATTGGGGTAAAACGTGATCTGCTCTTCGAGGCGCTCGGCAAGAAGTACA CCGATGATGAATTTCAGGAGCTGTGCTTTGCCTTCGGCCTGGAGCTGGATGAAGTG ACCACGGAGAAGCAAATGCTGACCAAAGAGCAGGGCGatgtggcggcagcggcggatGCCAGCGAGGAAATCATCTACAGAATAGATATTCCTGCCAATCGTTACGATTTGCTGTGTCTGGAGGGTCTAGTCACGGGTCTCTTGGTATTCCAGGGCAA AGTCAAGCCACCAAAGTTTGAGTTTGTGACTCCGGCACAGCGCCAGGTGCTGAAGATTGATCCCTCAACGGCACAGATTAGGCCGCATGCTGTGGCCGCGGTGCTGCGCAACGTAACCTTCACGCAAGAGTCCTACACCAGCTTCATTGATCTGCAGGACAAGCTGCACCAAAACATATGCCGCAAGCGAACCCTAGTGGCCATCGGCACTCACGATCTGGACACGATCAAGGGACCCTTCAGCTATGAAGCCCGGGCGCCGgaacaaatcaaatttgtgCCCCTCAACCAAACGCAGGAGCTGAATGGAGTTCAGCTGATGGACTTCTATGCGACGCATGCCCAACTCAAGCAGTATCTGCCCATCATTCGCGATTCGCCAGTTTATCCGGTGATCTATGATGCCAATGGCGTGGTGCTCTCACTGCCGCCCATCATCAATGGCGATCATTCCAAGATCTCGCTGAAGACCAAGAATGTGTTCATCGAATGCACAGCCACGGATCTGACCAAGGCCAAGGTGGTGCTGGACACCATTGTCTGCCTCTTTTCCGAGCATTGTGCCAAGAAATTCACGGTAGAGCCATGCGATGTGGTGCAGCCCGACGGCAGCGTTGTCTCCTACCCTGAGCTTGCCGTGCGAGAGGAGCGGATATCGGTGAAGCGTGCCAATGCCTACATTGGCATTGATGAGCCCGCCTCGAAGTTGGCGGATATGCTGACCCGAATGTACTTGGAGGCACGAGTCGATGGAGATTCGCTTGTTGTCAAGATACCACCCACTCGACACGATGTTATACATGCCTGCGACGTCTATGAGGACATTGCGATTGCCTTTGGCTACAACAACATCAAGAAATCACTGCCAGCCTTCATGCAGATAGCCAAACAGTTTCCACTCAACAAGCTCACCGAACAACTGCGCGAACAGGTGGCCCAGGCTGGATTTACCGAGGCCTTGACTTTTACACTCTGCTCTCGAGACGACATTGCACGCAAGCTAAACAAGACGATTGAATCCCTACCAGCCGTGCACATTGGCAATCCCAAGACCCTGGAGTTTCAGGTTGTGCGAACCACCCTGCTGCCAGGTCTGCTCAAGACTTTGGTGGCCAATCGCAAGATGCCGCTGCCCCTGAAGCTCTTCGAGATAAGCGACGCTGTTGTGGCCGATGAGAAGACGGAGGTTGGTGCTCGCAACGAGCGTAGATTGTGTGCCGTGAATTGCAACAAGACCGCCGGCTTCGAGGTGGTCCACGGTCTCTTGGATCGTGTCATGCAACTGCTCTCTGTGCCCTGGAAGACGGCCAATGTCGACAAGGGCTACTATCTGGAGTCTACGGAGG ATGCCAGCTATTTTCCTGGTCGTTGTGCCAATATTATGTACGACAATGTGGTCATTGGCAAGATTGGAGTCCTCCATCCCACAGTGCTGCAGGCTTTCGAGCTAACGACACCCTGTTCGGTTGTCGAATTTACAATTGAACCATTCGTTTGA